The following are from one region of the Platichthys flesus chromosome 2, fPlaFle2.1, whole genome shotgun sequence genome:
- the LOC133972137 gene encoding gamma-glutamyl hydrolase-like, with amino-acid sequence MNQPLNSRPIIGVLADVASKDSQATKGYSYIPACYVKYLEAAGARVVPVRLNLSEEEYTKIFNSINGFVLPGGSSNLLESPYSRAAGIMFNLALRAKDASDYFPILGTCLGFEMLTVLAAKEHLLSLTDTMGVALPLNFTPMARSSRLFQSFPKDVLRSLTEENICPHFHKWSLSTESFNRNPRLQEFYKVLSTNHDGKQEFISTIEAYQYPIYGLQWHPEKTPFEWIDKPGMIHSTAAIRVSFYSASFFVSEARKSTHRFPSQEEEERALIYNFSPIFTGNGSIFKQIYYFD; translated from the exons ATGAACCAGCCGCTCAACAGCCGGCCCATCATCG GGGTGTTGGCAGATGTAGCCAGTAAAGACAGTCAGGCTACAAAGGGGTATTCCTACATCCCTGCTTGCTATGTGAAATACCTGGAGGCAGCCGGGGCCAGGGTCGTACCTGTCAG ATTAAATCTCTCAGAAGAAGAATATACCAAGATATTCAACTCAATAAACGG GTTTGTGCTGCCGGGAGGATCTTCCAATCTGCTGGAGTCGCCCTACAGTCGAGCCGCCGGTATAATGTTCAACTTGGCTCTGAGG gcCAAAGATGCCTCGGACTACTTCCCCATCTTGGGAACTTGTCTGGGCTTCGAGATGCTGACTGTATTAGCAGCGAAGGAACACCTGCTCTCGCTCACTGACACCATGGGTGTGGCTCTGCCGCTCAACTTCACACCAA TGGCCCGTTCCAGCCGTCTGTTTCAGAGTTTCCCCAAAGATGTGCTGAGGTCTCTGACCGAGGAAAACATCTGCCCCCACTTCCACAAGTGGAGTCTGTCCACCGAG AGCTTCAACAGGAATCCCAGGCTACAGGAGTTTTACAAGGTCCTGTCGACGAACCACGATGGGAAGCAAGAATTCATCTCCACTATCGAAG CCTACCAGTATCCAATTTATGGATTACAGTGGCATCCGGAGAAAACCCCCTTCGAGTGGATCGACAAACCGGGGATGATTCACTCCACCGCTGCAATAAGAGTCTCCTTCTACTCTGCCAGCTTCTTCGTCTCTGAAG CCAGGAAGAGCACCCATCGTTTCCCgagtcaggaggaggaagagagagcgcTCATCTACAACTTCTCTCCCATCTTCACTGGCAATGGGTCCATCTTCAAGCAGATCTATTACTTTGATTGA